Proteins found in one Strigops habroptila isolate Jane chromosome W, bStrHab1.2.pri, whole genome shotgun sequence genomic segment:
- the ACD gene encoding adrenocortical dysplasia protein homolog, producing the protein MEMRMRTGKGRSWMRKWKGLRPPPRPESRRHFLFSCRGADSASRGAMVAAAGAAGTCGKLEAQFVFKNKNMASPKVYVLQPWITNLLLNYDQLDASKNLLAGQVLQVLSDSTVPGQPEVLQDAVLQFSDGSYYIHVVITSKALWSEENTHMQLRLSSLICRIIVLQKYTVCFQEEARLEDCEFYLRAQQFIVLPTERQRLESSDGNKEPSVMQKIKEVWLRSLTLKNAPSSEPSISQLIDAIGQSQLEVLKENSEECLDLWMPKVMPVMVKDEVPVTQWEAERKEEQDEDTFMVLANILVVPPEEEAVACDASKAETSEATPGESSDGRTGPGNLSVISQPSSAKSTALSESSEGSMDNPWNRLPPISLTLSCSDEKILQQDPPSKTKQDVAADSNTQDSLELCSQDSSEGLPPGEPVQTSSPSLLCNYGNTNLVETSTMQAPSAMEAACGAPSTAQGLQVSGGSQATPTSLPLASPILPSSRLQALPEGMPHQEQADSSVAAFPPDTLGHGQAHARTPGGDAVGAKGKLLAGDGQALLAHHGQQHPQGALWGKGREMGWRLEPSSIELYSW; encoded by the exons ATGGAGATGCGAATGCGAACGGGAAAGGGACGGAGCTGGATGCGGAAGTGGAAGGGGCTAAGACCGCCGCCCCGCCCCGAGTCCCGGCGCCATTTCCTGTTTTCGTGTCGCGGCGCGGACTCGGCTTCGCGCGGGGCCAtggtggcggcggcgggagcggccggGACGTGCGGGAAGCTGGAGGCGCA GTTTGTGTTCAAGAACAAGAACATGGCTTCTCCTAAAGTCTACGTCCTGCAGCCTTGGATCACCAACCTCTTGTTGAATTATGATCAGCTCGATGCCAGTAAGAATCTCCTGGCTGGGCAGGTCCTGC AGGTCTTGAGTGACTCAACTGTGCCAGGCCAACCTGAGGTCCTTCAAGATGCTGTCCTACAGTTCTCAGATGGGTCCTACTATATCCATGTGGTCATTACATCCAAAGCTCTGTGGTCAGAGGAAAA CACCCACATGCAGCTCAGACTTTCCAGCCTTATTTGCAGAATTATTGTCTTGCAGAAGTACACGGTGTGTTTCCAGGAGGAAGCCAGGCTG GAGGACTGTGAGTTCTACCTCAGGGCCCAGCAGTTCATCGTGCTGCCCACGGAGAGGCAGAGGTTGGAGTCATCTGATGG GAACAAGGAGCCCTCTGTGATGCAGAAGATAAAGGAGGTCTGGCT GAGGAGTCTCACTCTGAAGAATGCCCCCAGCTCAG AGCCATCCATCTCTCAGCTGATCGATGCCATAGGACAAAGCCAGCTGGaggttttgaaggaaaattCTGAGGAATGCTTGGATTTATGGATGCCCAAAGTGATGCCAGTGATGGTGAAAGACGAGGTTCCTGTCACCCAGTGGGAGGCAGAGCGCAAGGAAGAG CAGGATGAGGACACCTTCATGGTGCTGGCCAACATCCTGGTGGTCCCTCCAGAGGAGGAGGCAGTTGCTTGTGATGCTTCAAAGGCAG AAACAAGCGAAGCAACTCCCGGGGAGAGTAGTGATGGCAGGACAGGGCCGGGCAACTTGAGTGTCATATCCCAACCCAGCT CTGCCAAGTCAACGGCCTTGTCAGAGAGCTCGGAGGGATCCATGGACAACCCCTGGAACAGACTCCCCCCAATATCTTTGACCCTTAGCTGTTCAGATG AGAAGATCCTTCAACAAGACCCTCCATCGAAGACCAAGCAAGATGTGGCTGCTGACAGCAACACCCAGGACTCGCTGGAACTGTGTAGCCAGGACTCTTCTGAGGGCTTGCCACCAGGAGAGCCGGTGCAgacctcctctccttccctgctctgcaaCTATGGCAATACCAATCTGGTGGAGACCAGCACCATGCAGGCACCATCAGCCATGGAGGCAGCTTGTGgtgctcccagcactgcccaagGCCTGCAGGTTTCAGGGGGCTCTCAGGCCACCCCAACATCTCTTCCTCTGGCTTCTCCCATCTTGCCCAGCAGCCGGTTGCAAGCCCTGCCCGAAGGGATGCCTCACCAGGAGCAGGCAGACTCCAGTGTCGCAGCTTTCCCTCCGGATACGTTGGGGCATGGTCAGGCTCATGCCAGGACCCCAGGAGGAGATGCTGTGGGTGCCAAGGGGAAGCTGCTGGCAGGAGATGGCCAAGCACTGCTGGCCCACcatgggcagcagcatccccaagGTGCCCTGTGGGGCAAGGGGAGAGAGATGGGCTGGAGGCTGGAGCCC AGCAGCATAGAGCTCTACAGCTGGTAA